Part of the Methanofastidiosum sp. genome is shown below.
GGCACTCTCCAAGAGCACAAAAGACAATGTCTGTTGGATACGCTACCTCTCCAAGAGGAGGAAGCCACCATGATGCAAGACCAATTGAATATGGATTACCTCCAGAGAAGAGAAACACAACAGAAGGTAGGGCACTTAATGCCTTCAACACTCAGAATTGGACATGTTTAGGTGATTCTTTAGTAGTATGCCACTTTGCAGAGAAGATTTATGGAACTTCAGTTGCTCAAGCCCATGCTGATTGGATTAATGCAGTAACAGGATGGAACACCACTTTAGATGAAGTTAGATTGATGGCTGAAAGATTTTATACTATGGAGAGATTATTTACAATAAGAGAGTCTGGCAAAGCAAGATCCGCTGACACACTGCCATGGAGAGCCATGAATGAGCCAATTCCAACTGGAACATCTAAAGGAATGTACACCACACAGGAAGAACTTGACACAATGCTCGATGAATACTATGATCTCAGAGGATGGGACAGAAAAGGAGTTCCAACAAAAGCAACACTAAAGAGACTAGGTCTTGAAGAGTACTCTTAAAAAAATATATTTTCTATTTTAATTAATTTTTAAATATTTTTTATCTACCTTATTTGTTTCATAATACAAGAAGAATACAATATAGATAACTTTATATATAAATTAATAATTATATGTTTAAGTTATTAGTGATATAATGAAGGATAAAACATTTTTCTTACTCTTGATCTTATTTTTCTTAGGATTATATTTCATGCCAATAAATAATCCTATTTTTAAAGAATCATTATATAGTGCCTTTTTCCTTTTACATGATTATGCAAGACTACACGTTCTCACTTGTTTGGTCCCTGCAATGTTTATTGCGGGTGCGATAAGTATTTTTGTTAAAAAAGACGTCGTATTAAAATATCTAGGAAGCGAATCTAGTAAACTCTATTCATATTCAATTGCTTCTGTTTCAGGATCCATTCTTGCCGTATGCTCTTGTACCATTCTACCTTTATTTGCGTCAATTAGGAAAAGGGGCGCAGGATTAGGGCCTGCCATAACTTTCTTATTTTCTGGACCTGCAATAAATATAGCGGCCATATTCCTTACATTTAGCGTATTGGGATTTTCAATTGGTCTTGCAAGAGTTGTTTCTGCTGTTGGGCTTTCAATAATAGTCGGACTATCGATGGCACTAATATTTAAAGAAAAATCTGAAGGTGGGCCTCTTTATTTTGAAGAAAGTTCCGAAGTTTCAGTTTCTTCAAGAGTTCTCATTGCCTTCTTTTTCTCCTTGGTAATGATTTTAGTCGTGAATGGATTAACGATTGGGACAACTTTGAAATATTCAATAATGGTATTACTTGCATTAGTAGTTGCATTTATTACACTTTTCAAATTATCTAGAGAAACTTCTAAATCGTGGCTAAATGAAACTTGGTTCTTTGGGAAAACTTTAATCCCTCTTCTCTTCATGGGAGTCTTTGTTGCCGGATTTATAATGCCATTAATACCCCAGCAATTAATAGAGCAAATTGTAGGTAAAAATAATATTTTCGGAAACTTAATTGCATCTATCTTTGGGGCTTTCATGTATTTCTCTACTTTGACTGAAATCCCAATTTTGCAAGCTCTTATTTCAAAAGGGATGTCTAATGGGCCAGCGTTAGCCTTATTATTGTCAGGGCCAAGTTTAAGTTTACCTAACATGCTCGTGATCAGGCGAGTTTTAGGTTCAAAAAGAACTTTAGTTTATGTATTATTAGTCATACTATATTCCACTGTAGCTGGACTAATATTTGGAAATCTTGTGTATTAAGGAGGTTAAATATGAATATTAAAGTTTTAGGAAGTGGTTGTCCAACATGTAAGAACTTATATGAAAAAATTAAGAAACTATCTGAAGAAGGCAAGATAAACGCCAAAGTTGAATACAGTTCTGATATAAATGATCTAATAAATGAAGGAATCATGGGAAGCCCTGCAATTCTTATTGATGGAAAAGTAGTAAAAATTGGAAATCCTTCAGACCAAGAGCTGAATAAAATATTAGGAATTAATTAAATAAAATGGAGGTTTAACCTTGAGAATGTTAGAAGAATTTTTTCCTGAATTTACAAAAAAATTAGATGAAATGGATGAACTCTATAAAGAAAAAAGAACAATAGATGAAAAAACATACCAATTCATTTGTTTTGCCCTTTCTATTAAGGCCAGATCAAAACCATGTGTATTAAAACACTTCAAAGGTGCTCTTGACGCCGGTGCCACAGTCAAAGAACTTAGTTATATTTTTGCCCTAGTCATGAGAGAAGCCGCAGGCGCTGATGATTGTTGGACTCACGACGTTATAGGAGAATGGAGAGAAATCCTTAAAGGCAATATAAACTGTGAATGCAAAAAATAAATTGGCAAAAGATCAAATGAAAAAGAAAATATTATTTGTATGCACGCACAACTCTGCAAGATCTCAACTTGCCGAAGGACTAGTTAATAATCTATGTTTTCATAAATACCAAGCATTTAGTGCGGGTTCTACTCCCTCTATAGTGAATACTTTTGCCATTGAAGTATTGAGAGAAATGGGAATTGATATCGCAGATCACTATTCAAAAAGTTTAAATGAATTTGAAGATCAATATTTTGATTATGTAGTTACTGTTTGTAACAATGCTAAGGATAATTGTCCATTCTTCCCCGGCTCAAATGAGTATGTACATAAGAGTTTTCAAGACCCATCTTCAGTCGATGGAACTTATCAAGACAAACTTGATGCATTTAGAAAATCTAGAGATGAAATAAAACAATGGATTCTAGAATTCTTCTGTGATTCTAATATCTAACTATTTATTTATTATTTCTAATATTTTTCTTACCCTAGGGTCTTTAATGGAGTAAAGGATTCTTTTGCCATCTCTCCTAGATTGGATAATCCCTAAATCTTGAAGTTTTGCTAGATGCATAGACGTATTAGGTTGAGACCTTTTTATTAATCCAGGAATTTCACAAGCACACCTCTCCCCAGAAACGAGAATACTTAGAATTTTGTATCGGGTGGTTTCTCCCATTGCTTTAAGAAGTGAAATATTTCTTTTTTCATCAATAGGCATGTAACATTATTTATATATTGATATATAAAGTTATTTAAAAACCTGTTTTTAGTATTAAGCAGAATTATATTGAATAGAAGATAGTTTACTAAAATTTGGAGATCACTACCATAATATTTATAAATAAACTATCAATATTTACTTATATGTTTATATATAATCCAATATCTTGGGGGTATATATAACGAAAAGACCTATTTTTTCTATATTATTAATTGCTTCTTTATTTATTTTTTCTGCTTGTGTCAGCGACAATGAAAATCAACAGCAAATACAACAGACGAATACACAAACAAATACAAATCAAGGAAATACAATTGTAATCCCTGAGAAAGTAAATGTTTTGAAAGTTGAAATTTTACATTTCCATCCAAAAGTCCAATGTTATAGTTGTAAGACTTTAGGAACTTATGCAGAGGAAACGGTCAACACATATTACTCAAAAGAATTAAACAATGGAAGAGTCACCTTTAGGCATATTAATTATGAACTTCCAGAAAATGAGCAACTAGTTTTATTATACAAACCACCAGGATCGGCATTGTGCATCGGAGTCTACGATGACCAAGGCCATCTTTATATCGAGGAAAATATTGGTGTTTGGTATAGAATTGAAAATAAGGACAATTTCACAAATTATATGAAACAACTTATTGATATGAGACTTAATGGGGATCTTACAAAAATTTAATTTCTATATTTGGTGGATATATGGGCCAATTTAATGATGACGCAACATTGGATGATAAAATAAAAGATTTGACAAAGTTATACATTTCACATAATATATCCAAAGAAGAATTTGAGTCTAGAAAAAACGAGATTATAAATTCTTATACCTCAAATAAAAAACATCCTGTTAACGATATTCCACTAAAAAGAAATTATTCAAATAGACGCTATATCTTTGTCCCATTATTTGTTTTTTTTATTAGCATTGTTTACATATTTTTAGAAATAGGAAACACTACTTCTTTAATGTCATTGTTAGAATCATTAGGCCAAAGCAATATTCCATTGATTGCCTCATTTTTCATAGGACTAATGACCGCCATAAGTCCGTGCCCACTTGCAACTAATATAACTGCCATTGCATATACTTCTAGAAAAATTGGGAATAGTAAACACACTTTACTTGTTGGAATATTATATACTATTGGGAGGATGATTGTTTATATCGGAATTGCCGCCGTTATTGTTTGGATCGGAATTAGCACATTTTCAATTTCAATTACTCTTCAAAAGTATGGAAAAGTATTGTTGGGCCCACTTTTACTAATACTCGGTATTTTAATGCTTAATATCTTCAATACAAGTTTTGGAAAAAGTAGTGACAAAATCAACAAAATTAGAGAATCTTTATCAGAAAAAGGATTTATTGGTAGTCTATTATTAGGAATGCTATTTGCTTTAGCCTTCTGTCCAATAAGCGGTGTTTTTTATTTTGGCATGCTTATACCATTGGCCCTTCAGAATAGTGATCCTATTGTTATTCCCTCAATATTTGCAATTGCAACGGGATTACCAGTTATAGTATTCTCGCTTCTCCTAGCTTTTAGTGTTTCAAAGATCGGAGATGTAATGAAAAAAGTTCAAACTTTTGAAAAATGGATGAGAAAAGCCGTTGCAATAATATTTATCTCTGTTGGGATATATTATTTATTTCTTATATAAAGAGGTCTAACTCTTCGATTGTTATATTATTAGAAATAATAGGAGTTAAGTGTTTATATTTCTTTAATTTATAATAATTAAACTTTTATTATTAACATTAATAATCTAATAATCTGTACATGGAGGTAAAAATATGAGAAAATTAATTAGTATTTTTGTAGTATTA
Proteins encoded:
- a CDS encoding permease, giving the protein MKDKTFFLLLILFFLGLYFMPINNPIFKESLYSAFFLLHDYARLHVLTCLVPAMFIAGAISIFVKKDVVLKYLGSESSKLYSYSIASVSGSILAVCSCTILPLFASIRKRGAGLGPAITFLFSGPAINIAAIFLTFSVLGFSIGLARVVSAVGLSIIVGLSMALIFKEKSEGGPLYFEESSEVSVSSRVLIAFFFSLVMILVVNGLTIGTTLKYSIMVLLALVVAFITLFKLSRETSKSWLNETWFFGKTLIPLLFMGVFVAGFIMPLIPQQLIEQIVGKNNIFGNLIASIFGAFMYFSTLTEIPILQALISKGMSNGPALALLLSGPSLSLPNMLVIRRVLGSKRTLVYVLLVILYSTVAGLIFGNLVY
- a CDS encoding thioredoxin family protein encodes the protein MNIKVLGSGCPTCKNLYEKIKKLSEEGKINAKVEYSSDINDLINEGIMGSPAILIDGKVVKIGNPSDQELNKILGIN
- a CDS encoding carboxymuconolactone decarboxylase family protein, which encodes MRMLEEFFPEFTKKLDEMDELYKEKRTIDEKTYQFICFALSIKARSKPCVLKHFKGALDAGATVKELSYIFALVMREAAGADDCWTHDVIGEWREILKGNINCECKK
- a CDS encoding arsenate reductase ArsC, encoding MKKKILFVCTHNSARSQLAEGLVNNLCFHKYQAFSAGSTPSIVNTFAIEVLREMGIDIADHYSKSLNEFEDQYFDYVVTVCNNAKDNCPFFPGSNEYVHKSFQDPSSVDGTYQDKLDAFRKSRDEIKQWILEFFCDSNI
- a CDS encoding helix-turn-helix transcriptional regulator — encoded protein: MPIDEKRNISLLKAMGETTRYKILSILVSGERCACEIPGLIKRSQPNTSMHLAKLQDLGIIQSRRDGKRILYSIKDPRVRKILEIINK
- a CDS encoding sulfite exporter TauE/SafE family protein; this translates as MSLLESLGQSNIPLIASFFIGLMTAISPCPLATNITAIAYTSRKIGNSKHTLLVGILYTIGRMIVYIGIAAVIVWIGISTFSISITLQKYGKVLLGPLLLILGILMLNIFNTSFGKSSDKINKIRESLSEKGFIGSLLLGMLFALAFCPISGVFYFGMLIPLALQNSDPIVIPSIFAIATGLPVIVFSLLLAFSVSKIGDVMKKVQTFEKWMRKAVAIIFISVGIYYLFLI